In a genomic window of Planctomycetia bacterium:
- a CDS encoding HU family DNA-binding protein produces MTKKEIVKTISEEIGLTQLKTKEIVQKTFDAIVETLVDERRIELRNFGVFEVKKRAARKARNPRTGTKVHVPAKFVVTFKPGKEMEERVRELERQEAEKDARRDAEVAAGNLGQGTGTYGDSG; encoded by the coding sequence GTGACCAAGAAAGAGATTGTGAAGACGATTTCGGAAGAGATCGGACTCACACAATTGAAGACGAAGGAGATCGTCCAAAAGACGTTCGACGCGATCGTTGAGACGTTAGTCGACGAACGCCGGATTGAGCTGAGAAACTTTGGCGTGTTCGAAGTGAAGAAGCGTGCCGCCCGCAAAGCGCGTAACCCGCGAACCGGCACCAAAGTTCACGTCCCCGCCAAATTTGTAGTCACTTTCAAGCCCGGCAAAGAGATGGAAGAACGCGTCCGCGAACTGGAACGGCAGGAAGCCGAGAAGGACGCCCGACGCGACGCGGAAGTAGCCGCCGGAAACCTGGGACAGGGCACTGGAACGTACGGCGACAGCGGCTAA
- a CDS encoding TIGR03032 family protein, whose amino-acid sequence MSTDASSPTEPDAKPKENLREVQYECSRHFVPILEHLGATLLVSTYQAGKLVALTAREGKLHLTFINFDRPMGVAVRPEGIAVACRDQFWFLENAIDIARRLPPAGSHDACYLARQAVVTGEIQAHELAYVGQELWVVNTLFSCLATPHSSFSFVPRWRPPFISALAAEDRCHLNGLAVANGAVKYATAMAQTDTAGGWRPNKVNTGCVMEVPSGRIVATGFAMPHSPRIFDNKLWVLDSGRGRLTNVDVATGAIQPVADMPGYTRGLAMHGQFAFIGLSKIRETSTFGGMPIAEKIDELKCGVGVFDLASQQTVATFQFVSGVDEIFDVSLLPGVRNPAFRGPHSQQDGENTIWMVPDPGMKTAPAPSRFWFGV is encoded by the coding sequence ATGTCCACTGACGCCAGCAGTCCAACGGAACCCGACGCGAAACCCAAGGAAAATCTGCGCGAAGTGCAGTACGAATGCTCGCGGCATTTCGTGCCGATCCTGGAGCATCTTGGCGCGACGCTCCTGGTCAGCACCTATCAGGCCGGCAAGCTCGTCGCGCTCACCGCGCGCGAAGGCAAACTGCACCTCACGTTCATCAATTTTGATCGCCCGATGGGGGTCGCCGTCCGTCCGGAAGGGATCGCCGTGGCTTGCCGGGATCAATTCTGGTTTCTGGAGAACGCCATCGATATCGCGAGACGCTTGCCGCCGGCCGGCAGCCACGACGCGTGTTATCTCGCGCGTCAGGCGGTCGTGACCGGCGAGATTCAGGCGCACGAACTGGCGTACGTCGGACAAGAACTCTGGGTCGTCAACACTTTGTTCTCGTGCCTCGCCACGCCGCATAGCAGCTTCAGCTTCGTGCCGCGTTGGCGTCCGCCGTTTATTTCCGCCTTGGCGGCGGAAGATCGGTGCCACTTGAACGGGCTGGCCGTCGCAAACGGCGCCGTCAAATATGCGACGGCCATGGCCCAGACCGACACCGCCGGAGGCTGGCGCCCCAATAAGGTGAACACCGGCTGTGTGATGGAAGTGCCAAGCGGGCGGATCGTGGCAACAGGTTTCGCGATGCCGCACTCGCCGCGCATCTTCGACAATAAGCTCTGGGTCCTCGACTCCGGCCGCGGACGCCTGACCAACGTGGACGTGGCGACCGGAGCAATTCAGCCGGTGGCGGACATGCCCGGTTACACGCGCGGTTTGGCGATGCACGGCCAGTTCGCATTCATCGGCCTGTCGAAGATTCGCGAGACCTCGACGTTCGGCGGCATGCCGATCGCGGAAAAGATCGATGAGCTCAAATGCGGCGTCGGCGTCTTCGACCTGGCCAGCCAGCAGACCGTGGCGACGTTTCAATTCGTGTCAGGCGTGGACGAGATCTTCGATGTCTCGCTGCTCCCTGGCGTCCGCAATCCGGCCTTCCGCGGCCCGCATTCACAACAGGATGGCGAGAACACCATCTGGATGGTCCCGGATCCGGGCATGAAAACCGCGCCGGCCCCGTCACGCTTCTGGTTCGGCGTTTGA
- a CDS encoding molybdopterin molybdotransferase MoeA — protein MSHHLISVAEASRLVAQYAPLGGWEWVELRHALGRVTAQSVASDIDSPPHDKTIVDGFAIRAEDLSNGVGELEVIETVMAGMWPNRMLQAGQATRIMTGAPLPIGADAVVMVERTTSVVGDEQSRVRIDDSTLRVGQNVVRRGAAMRVGDKVIAARRCLRSLEIGLLAEVGRETVKVCWRPTVAVLSTGNELVPHQDVPRAGQIRNSNGPMLAAAVHRAGGVARELPIGPDDPTKLAALIRDGLDADMLLISGGVSAGDLDLTPGILRELGVVEIFHKVQLKPGKPLWFGVLRGERDKLVFGLPGNPVSSLVCFLLFVRPAIRRYLGEIDVEPRRQRAVLSAPYRQRGPRAAYVPSKCEWNNDGLQVRPLSSQGSGDLRAMIDANALAHFPPGDQDYAAGASIEILPLDDA, from the coding sequence ATGAGCCATCACCTGATCTCCGTCGCGGAAGCATCGCGTCTGGTGGCCCAATATGCGCCGCTCGGCGGCTGGGAATGGGTCGAACTGCGCCATGCGCTGGGACGCGTGACCGCGCAATCGGTTGCCAGCGACATCGATTCGCCGCCGCACGACAAAACGATCGTCGATGGCTTCGCTATCCGCGCCGAGGACTTGTCGAACGGCGTGGGCGAGTTGGAAGTCATCGAGACGGTGATGGCGGGAATGTGGCCGAATCGCATGTTGCAGGCGGGGCAGGCAACGCGAATCATGACCGGCGCGCCGCTACCGATCGGTGCTGACGCCGTGGTGATGGTCGAGCGAACGACGTCTGTTGTCGGCGATGAACAGAGTCGAGTGCGGATCGACGATTCAACATTGCGCGTGGGGCAAAACGTCGTTCGGCGTGGCGCCGCGATGCGAGTCGGCGACAAAGTCATCGCCGCGAGGCGCTGCTTGCGCTCCCTCGAGATCGGGCTGCTGGCGGAAGTCGGGCGGGAGACCGTGAAGGTATGCTGGCGTCCCACGGTAGCTGTGCTGTCGACGGGAAACGAGCTCGTGCCACATCAAGACGTGCCGCGTGCTGGGCAGATTCGCAATTCGAACGGACCGATGCTGGCCGCGGCCGTACATCGCGCCGGCGGTGTGGCGCGCGAGCTGCCCATTGGCCCTGACGATCCGACGAAGTTGGCCGCGTTGATTCGTGACGGCCTGGACGCCGACATGCTGTTGATTTCCGGTGGCGTCTCGGCCGGCGACTTGGACCTGACGCCCGGCATCCTGCGTGAGTTGGGCGTCGTGGAAATCTTTCACAAGGTACAACTCAAGCCCGGCAAGCCATTGTGGTTCGGCGTGTTGCGCGGTGAGCGCGACAAACTCGTCTTCGGCCTGCCCGGCAATCCCGTCAGCAGCCTGGTGTGTTTCTTGCTCTTCGTACGCCCGGCGATCCGGCGTTACCTAGGGGAGATCGACGTCGAGCCGCGAAGGCAACGCGCCGTGCTTAGCGCGCCCTACCGGCAACGCGGGCCACGGGCAGCGTACGTACCCTCGAAGTGCGAGTGGAACAACGACGGCCTGCAGGTAAGGCCACTATCATCACAAGGCTCTGGCGATCTCCGCGCGATGATCGACGCCAACGCCCTGGCACATTTCCCGCCCGGCGACCAAGACTACGCAGCCGGCGCATCCATCGAGATTCTGCCGCTCGACGACGCGTAG
- a CDS encoding YkgJ family cysteine cluster protein, whose amino-acid sequence MSDEPWYGQGLRFECTQCGDCCTGAPGFVWVNKEEIAALAGRFAMSVADFEAKYVRSVGIRKSLVEFENGDCVFFDGQSRGCTVYEDRPRQCRTWPFWESNIRSEATWKDTCESCPGSGKGKLYSLDEINERLRVIRI is encoded by the coding sequence ATGTCGGATGAACCGTGGTATGGCCAGGGTCTGCGCTTCGAATGCACGCAGTGTGGCGATTGCTGCACGGGGGCGCCTGGCTTCGTGTGGGTCAACAAAGAAGAGATCGCGGCCCTGGCAGGACGATTCGCCATGAGTGTTGCGGACTTTGAGGCGAAGTATGTCCGGAGCGTGGGGATCCGTAAGAGCCTGGTCGAGTTCGAGAACGGTGATTGCGTCTTCTTCGACGGCCAGTCCCGAGGCTGCACCGTTTACGAGGATCGCCCGCGACAGTGCCGCACCTGGCCCTTCTGGGAGTCCAATATCCGGAGCGAAGCCACCTGGAAAGACACCTGCGAGTCCTGCCCCGGCAGCGGGAAGGGCAAGCTGTATTCCCTCGACGAGATCAACGAACGGCTCCGCGTGATCCGAATTTGA
- a CDS encoding arginine deiminase-related protein: protein MSSQPRILMCPPDFYGIEYEINAWMSRARPAESAVAREQWEGLRRTLEAAGAAISQVEPQPGLPDLVFTANAAIIYRDLAVLAHFRHRERQGEQPFFEAWLAGNGFRIERMPDDVYFEGAGDALFCGDTLFAGYRMRSDARGHQRIGELLGVRVIPLELVDPYYYHLDTCFCPLQRDTAIYFPGAFDDYGRQVLRELVSTLIEVEAAEARRFACNAVVVGKTVVTNTGCAKLHQQLSERGFTPRETPLDEFVKAGGSAKCLTLRLDGEEAAAWKVGV from the coding sequence ATGAGTTCCCAGCCTCGCATCCTGATGTGCCCGCCGGATTTCTATGGCATTGAATACGAAATCAATGCCTGGATGAGCCGCGCGCGGCCCGCCGAGAGCGCCGTGGCGCGCGAGCAATGGGAAGGTTTGCGCCGTACGCTGGAAGCGGCCGGCGCCGCAATCTCGCAGGTCGAACCGCAGCCGGGCTTGCCGGACCTGGTGTTCACGGCCAACGCCGCGATTATCTATCGCGACCTCGCGGTGCTCGCGCACTTCCGTCACCGCGAACGCCAGGGAGAGCAGCCGTTTTTCGAAGCGTGGCTGGCCGGGAATGGATTTCGCATCGAGCGCATGCCGGACGATGTGTACTTCGAAGGCGCTGGCGACGCGCTTTTTTGCGGTGACACGCTATTCGCCGGCTATCGCATGCGGAGCGATGCGCGGGGGCATCAGCGGATCGGCGAATTGCTCGGCGTCCGCGTGATTCCGCTCGAACTCGTCGATCCCTACTACTACCACCTCGATACGTGCTTTTGCCCGCTCCAGCGCGACACGGCGATTTATTTTCCCGGCGCCTTCGACGACTACGGCCGCCAGGTGCTGCGCGAGCTGGTGTCCACGTTGATCGAAGTCGAAGCAGCGGAAGCCCGACGCTTCGCCTGCAACGCCGTGGTGGTCGGTAAAACGGTCGTGACGAACACGGGCTGCGCGAAACTGCATCAACAATTGTCAGAGCGCGGCTTCACGCCGCGCGAAACGCCGCTCGATGAATTCGTCAAAGCCGGCGGCAGCGCGAAGTGTCTCACGCTGCGGCTGGATGGCGAAGAGGCGGCGGCTTGGAAAGTGGGAGTTTGA
- a CDS encoding redoxin domain-containing protein, with protein sequence MCLVELGQLEARHAEFAERNTKLVAISLDDQETSLLTQKDYPDLLVISDAERGLADAVEVIHPGSSPEGTDTTAPTTMIVDGDGQVRWVYRSERFLTRLSPDELLQQLDAALPAP encoded by the coding sequence ATCTGTCTGGTCGAGCTAGGTCAGCTCGAAGCCCGTCACGCGGAGTTCGCGGAACGAAATACCAAACTCGTCGCGATCTCGCTGGACGATCAGGAAACGTCGCTGCTCACACAGAAAGATTATCCCGACCTGCTGGTGATTTCCGACGCGGAGCGCGGCCTCGCCGATGCCGTGGAAGTGATTCACCCCGGGTCGTCGCCAGAAGGAACCGACACCACGGCGCCGACCACCATGATCGTCGACGGCGATGGCCAGGTCCGCTGGGTTTACCGCTCGGAGCGGTTCCTGACGCGGCTGAGTCCGGATGAATTGCTGCAGCAATTGGACGCGGCATTGCCCGCGCCGTAA
- a CDS encoding aminotransferase class V-fold PLP-dependent enzyme encodes MSQPAPSRIFLDNAATSWPKPVEVYDAVDQYQRQLGAAAGRGSYREGATVDDKLRRTRQAMARLLGGVEPKQIAFAFNGTDALNLALHGLLRPGDHVVTTVIEHNSVLRPLRFLALRGIQLTHVDCDAFGIVSADAIAAAITPATRLVAVSHASNVTGAIQPVGDIAAVAHERGARVLIDAAQTLGHLPISYRDLGVDLVAAPGHKGLMGPLGTGLLYIRPGLEQELAPFRQGGTGTSSDHDQQPDSLPEKYESGNHNVPGLIGLGVALQFIERTGIGRLRSHEIELTERLLTGLRSIAAVTIYGPAESAQRVGVVSFKVEGYNPQEFATLLDSAYQVQVRAGLHCAPLMHQALETLSGGGTVRMSVGAFNAPDEIDRAVEAVREIAAV; translated from the coding sequence ATGAGTCAGCCAGCGCCGTCACGTATTTTCCTCGACAACGCCGCCACCAGTTGGCCGAAGCCCGTCGAGGTCTATGACGCCGTCGACCAGTATCAGCGGCAACTCGGCGCCGCTGCGGGCCGCGGGTCGTATCGCGAAGGGGCCACGGTGGACGACAAGTTGCGCCGCACTCGCCAGGCGATGGCCCGGCTACTCGGCGGCGTCGAGCCCAAGCAGATCGCCTTTGCCTTCAATGGCACCGACGCCCTCAATCTGGCCCTGCATGGGCTGCTGCGGCCCGGCGATCACGTCGTGACGACAGTCATCGAACATAACTCCGTGCTGCGCCCGCTGCGGTTCCTCGCCTTGCGGGGAATCCAACTGACCCATGTCGATTGCGATGCTTTCGGTATTGTGTCGGCGGACGCGATCGCGGCGGCCATCACTCCGGCGACGCGGCTCGTGGCAGTTTCACATGCCTCGAATGTCACGGGCGCGATTCAGCCGGTCGGCGACATCGCCGCGGTTGCTCACGAACGCGGAGCAAGGGTGTTGATCGATGCCGCGCAGACCTTGGGACATTTGCCGATCTCGTACCGCGACTTAGGCGTCGATCTGGTCGCCGCACCCGGGCACAAGGGACTCATGGGCCCGCTCGGCACCGGCTTGCTCTACATCCGGCCCGGGTTGGAACAAGAGTTGGCCCCGTTTCGGCAAGGCGGCACGGGCACGTCCAGCGACCACGATCAGCAGCCCGACTCGTTGCCGGAAAAGTACGAGTCCGGTAATCACAATGTACCAGGGCTGATTGGCCTGGGGGTGGCGCTGCAGTTCATCGAGCGGACGGGAATCGGCCGATTGCGTTCGCACGAGATAGAGCTCACGGAGCGGTTACTGACGGGGCTGCGATCGATCGCGGCGGTCACCATCTATGGGCCAGCCGAATCCGCTCAACGGGTGGGCGTCGTCAGCTTCAAGGTGGAGGGGTACAATCCGCAGGAATTCGCGACGCTGCTGGATAGCGCCTACCAGGTCCAGGTGAGGGCCGGCCTGCATTGTGCCCCGCTCATGCATCAGGCCCTGGAAACGCTGTCAGGCGGCGGCACGGTGCGGATGAGCGTCGGCGCTTTCAACGCGCCGGACGAAATTGACCGTGCCGTCGAAGCAGTTCGAGAAATCGCCGCGGTCTGA
- a CDS encoding DUF1698 domain-containing protein, producing MSRQELEAQIAAIHWYHEFDFGQGLVARSSTPDVAAHRRIWRLISDQFDAIDWRGKSVLDIGCWDGYWSFEAERRGAANVLASDDVSQNWAAGAGLRLAKRLLKSQVELNQSLSVYDLATLGRKFDVVLCLGVYYHLLDPFYAFAQIRHCCHPGTIVVFEGDMARYGMRSDVACLPFGDATAPLFVPTPRTLTNLLRATYFNVSAQSFLNSAPRAWAKSVWRRITGRAQLPSVDRAVTVCRPFSGSNPLHDYRPPFGLHEYDERFNALRQAAA from the coding sequence ATGTCGCGACAAGAGCTGGAAGCGCAGATCGCCGCGATTCATTGGTACCATGAGTTCGATTTCGGCCAGGGGCTGGTCGCCCGGTCGTCGACGCCCGATGTCGCGGCGCATCGACGGATTTGGCGTTTGATTTCCGACCAGTTCGACGCGATCGACTGGCGCGGCAAATCGGTCCTCGATATCGGCTGCTGGGACGGCTATTGGAGCTTCGAGGCTGAACGACGCGGGGCGGCGAACGTGCTGGCGTCGGACGACGTCTCCCAGAACTGGGCCGCCGGTGCGGGCTTGCGGTTGGCCAAGCGGTTGCTCAAGTCGCAGGTGGAACTCAATCAAAGCCTGTCGGTCTACGACTTGGCGACGCTTGGCAGAAAGTTTGACGTCGTCCTCTGCCTCGGCGTGTATTACCACTTGCTCGACCCGTTCTACGCGTTCGCGCAGATTCGGCACTGCTGCCATCCAGGGACGATCGTCGTCTTCGAAGGCGATATGGCCCGCTATGGCATGCGCTCGGACGTCGCTTGCCTGCCCTTTGGCGACGCCACGGCGCCGCTCTTCGTGCCGACGCCGCGGACGCTAACCAATTTGCTCCGCGCCACTTACTTCAACGTCAGCGCGCAGTCGTTTCTCAACTCCGCGCCGCGCGCCTGGGCGAAGAGCGTTTGGCGTCGCATCACGGGCCGCGCGCAATTGCCAAGTGTGGATCGCGCCGTCACGGTCTGCCGTCCGTTCTCGGGCAGCAACCCGCTGCACGATTACCGCCCGCCGTTCGGATTGCATGAGTACGACGAGCGCTTCAACGCGCTACGCCAGGCTGCCGCATAG
- a CDS encoding PQQ-binding-like beta-propeller repeat protein, whose amino-acid sequence MSSETGLAESWSTTENVAWKLPMPGQAGATPVVWGDRMFVVSAADKDILLLCIDTTTGQEVWRRTVGTGNNQVMRGEGNSASPSPSTDGEHVWAFAGTGDLVCFDYAGNEVWRMDVQKKYGQFDIQFGMTSSPLLDGDRLYLQLLHSASKKIVALHSKTGDEAWVHVRQSDAYAENEHAYTSPMLYRDGEREFLVTHGADYVIAHRLTDGSEIWRCGGINPQGAGYNEYLRFVASPVVTPGLIVVPTAKNGPVLALRPDATGDITAEAAAHAWKFPDNTPDVPSPLVHDGLVYLCRENGVLLCLDAATGEEQYKSRLHSDVYRGSPVYGDGRVYVASRDGTVSVVAAGRKFAKLAEISMGEPISSSPVISEGTIFLRTYENLYAIRPAQ is encoded by the coding sequence GTGAGCAGCGAAACCGGGCTGGCGGAGAGTTGGAGCACGACCGAAAACGTCGCCTGGAAGCTGCCGATGCCGGGACAGGCCGGAGCGACACCGGTGGTGTGGGGCGATCGCATGTTCGTCGTCTCCGCGGCCGACAAGGATATCTTGCTGCTCTGTATCGACACGACGACGGGGCAGGAAGTGTGGCGCCGCACGGTCGGCACCGGCAACAACCAAGTGATGCGCGGTGAGGGGAATTCGGCCTCACCGTCCCCATCGACCGACGGGGAACACGTGTGGGCGTTCGCCGGCACGGGCGATCTGGTGTGCTTCGACTACGCCGGCAATGAAGTCTGGCGGATGGACGTACAGAAGAAGTACGGCCAATTCGACATTCAATTCGGCATGACTTCGAGTCCGCTGTTGGACGGCGACCGGCTGTATTTGCAGTTACTGCATAGCGCCTCGAAGAAGATCGTCGCTTTGCATAGCAAAACCGGCGACGAAGCCTGGGTTCACGTGCGGCAGAGCGACGCCTACGCGGAGAACGAACACGCTTATACCTCGCCGATGCTCTACCGCGACGGCGAGCGCGAGTTCCTCGTCACGCATGGCGCGGATTATGTTATCGCTCATCGACTGACCGACGGCAGCGAGATCTGGCGCTGCGGCGGCATCAATCCTCAGGGGGCCGGCTACAACGAATACCTGCGCTTTGTCGCCTCGCCCGTCGTTACCCCGGGTTTGATCGTGGTCCCTACGGCCAAGAACGGCCCCGTGTTGGCATTGCGGCCGGACGCCACCGGTGACATCACAGCCGAAGCGGCCGCGCATGCCTGGAAGTTCCCGGACAACACGCCGGACGTCCCCTCGCCGTTGGTCCATGACGGACTGGTATATCTCTGCCGGGAGAATGGTGTGCTGTTGTGCCTCGACGCGGCCACCGGTGAAGAGCAATACAAATCGCGGCTACATTCGGACGTCTATCGTGGTTCGCCGGTGTACGGCGATGGCCGGGTTTACGTCGCTTCGCGCGACGGCACCGTCAGCGTGGTCGCCGCCGGCCGGAAGTTCGCCAAGCTCGCCGAAATCTCGATGGGCGAGCCGATTTCCTCGTCGCCGGTGATCTCCGAGGGGACGATCTTCCTGAGGACGTATGAGAATCTGTACGCCATTCGGCCGGCCCAATGA
- a CDS encoding DNA-3-methyladenine glycosylase 2 family protein: protein MAKREEVAAAATKHLHRADPVMRDLIRRVGPFQLKIDRQRFHMLACSIVSQQLSVKAARTIRDRLIALAGGELLPEGVLKLEIEQLRGVGLSRNKAAFMHDLAAATSDGRLSLTKIGRKDDEAIIAELVQVKGVGRWTAQMFLMFSLGRPDVLPVGDLGIRAAMRNLYGLAELPNETAAQEIGAKWRPYATAASWYCWRSLELKQNGKATPTKK, encoded by the coding sequence ATGGCCAAGCGCGAAGAAGTAGCCGCCGCCGCGACGAAGCACCTGCACCGCGCCGATCCAGTGATGCGCGACTTGATTCGACGCGTCGGCCCGTTTCAGTTAAAGATCGATCGCCAACGCTTTCACATGTTGGCCTGCTCGATCGTCTCGCAGCAGTTGTCGGTCAAGGCCGCGCGGACGATACGCGATCGGCTGATCGCTCTTGCCGGCGGCGAATTACTGCCCGAAGGCGTGTTGAAGCTGGAAATCGAGCAACTCCGCGGCGTGGGTCTCTCGCGCAACAAGGCCGCGTTCATGCATGATCTGGCCGCCGCCACGAGCGACGGACGACTGAGCCTGACAAAAATCGGACGTAAGGACGACGAGGCGATCATCGCTGAATTGGTTCAAGTCAAAGGCGTCGGCCGCTGGACCGCACAAATGTTCTTGATGTTCTCGCTCGGCCGCCCGGACGTGTTGCCGGTCGGCGACCTGGGCATTCGCGCGGCGATGCGAAACCTGTATGGCCTGGCCGAATTGCCGAATGAAACCGCGGCGCAAGAAATCGGCGCAAAGTGGCGGCCCTATGCCACGGCGGCGAGCTGGTATTGCTGGCGCAGTTTGGAGCTCAAGCAAAACGGTAAAGCGACCCCGACAAAAAAGTGA
- a CDS encoding dihydroorotate dehydrogenase → MTREVSANVDLSVQVGRLELPNPVLVASGTFGYAREMAGLVDLTRLGGVIPKTITRQPRAGNAPWRTVETASGMLNSIGLDNDGVEAFIAHHLPYLATIGAPVIISIAGQDYDDFVGLAARLNGLAGIAALELNISCPNVSHGVDFGTDPEMCRRVVQGAREACSYPVLVKLTPNVTRIADIARAAEAGGADGLSVINTLLGMAVDWRRRRPVLGNGMGGLSGPAIKPVALRAVYQVASAVKIPIIGVGGIATIDDAMEFLVAGATAIQVGTANFYRPRASLEILEALPAALGELRASSVREVVGTMKLNV, encoded by the coding sequence GTGACTCGGGAAGTATCCGCGAACGTCGATCTTTCCGTGCAAGTGGGCCGTCTGGAACTGCCCAACCCGGTGCTGGTCGCCTCCGGCACCTTCGGCTACGCTCGCGAGATGGCCGGCCTCGTCGATCTGACCCGGCTCGGCGGCGTGATCCCCAAAACCATCACGCGGCAACCACGCGCCGGCAACGCTCCGTGGCGAACGGTCGAGACGGCCTCCGGCATGTTGAACTCGATTGGCCTCGATAACGACGGCGTCGAAGCCTTCATCGCCCATCACCTGCCGTACCTCGCCACGATCGGCGCGCCGGTAATCATTAGCATCGCCGGCCAGGACTACGACGATTTTGTTGGTCTGGCGGCGCGCCTGAACGGCCTGGCTGGCATTGCCGCGCTGGAACTGAACATCTCTTGCCCCAACGTCAGCCACGGCGTCGATTTCGGCACCGATCCGGAAATGTGCCGTCGCGTCGTCCAAGGCGCTCGGGAAGCTTGCTCATACCCAGTGCTGGTCAAGCTGACGCCAAACGTGACGCGGATCGCCGACATCGCCCGGGCGGCCGAGGCCGGCGGCGCGGACGGGCTTTCCGTCATCAACACCCTGCTTGGCATGGCCGTCGATTGGCGGCGGCGGCGTCCCGTCCTCGGCAACGGGATGGGCGGCCTGAGCGGACCGGCGATCAAGCCGGTCGCCCTCCGCGCGGTCTACCAGGTTGCGTCCGCGGTCAAAATCCCGATCATCGGCGTCGGCGGCATCGCCACGATCGACGACGCCATGGAATTCCTGGTCGCCGGCGCCACAGCCATCCAAGTCGGCACTGCGAACTTCTACCGGCCGAGAGCGTCGCTAGAGATACTGGAGGCCCTGCCGGCGGCGCTCGGCGAACTGAGGGCGTCGAGCGTTCGCGAGGTCGTGGGGACGATGAAGCTGAATGTCTAA
- the trpS gene encoding tryptophan--tRNA ligase yields the protein MRVLSGIQPTGRFHWGNYFGAIRQYIDLQHGNESYYFIANLHALTTVRDPKVLAQYTLDAALDLLALGLNPEHAVLFVQSDVPEVSELCWLLMTGTPMGLLNRCHAYKDKVAKGLSADAGLFTYPVLMSADILAYDADVVPVGEDQLQHIEVCRDIAASFNHHFGETFVMPKGKILEAAAKVPGTDGEKMSKSYNNTLEIFDDPKAQKKKIMSITTDSRQMHEPKEPDGDHLYQLFSLFATDAEREELAATYRRGGFGYGDVKKQIAAAAERYFAEPRARRAELAANPKQVEAILADGASRARAKALQVLTRAKKACGLM from the coding sequence ATGCGCGTTCTGTCCGGCATTCAGCCCACGGGTCGGTTTCATTGGGGCAATTACTTCGGGGCGATTCGCCAGTACATCGACCTGCAGCATGGCAACGAATCGTACTACTTCATTGCCAATTTGCATGCGTTGACCACGGTGCGCGATCCCAAGGTGCTGGCGCAGTATACGCTCGACGCCGCGCTCGATTTGTTGGCGCTCGGCCTGAACCCCGAACACGCCGTGCTCTTCGTGCAGTCGGACGTGCCCGAGGTTTCGGAGCTCTGCTGGCTGCTGATGACCGGCACGCCGATGGGCTTGTTGAACCGTTGCCATGCCTACAAGGACAAAGTGGCGAAAGGGCTCTCCGCGGACGCCGGCTTGTTTACGTATCCCGTGTTGATGTCGGCCGACATCCTGGCCTACGACGCCGATGTCGTCCCTGTCGGCGAAGATCAATTGCAGCACATCGAGGTCTGCCGGGACATTGCCGCGAGTTTTAATCATCATTTCGGCGAGACGTTCGTGATGCCGAAGGGAAAAATCCTGGAGGCCGCCGCCAAAGTGCCTGGCACCGACGGCGAGAAGATGTCGAAGAGCTACAACAACACGTTGGAAATCTTCGACGACCCGAAGGCGCAGAAAAAGAAAATCATGAGCATCACCACGGACTCACGGCAGATGCACGAGCCGAAAGAGCCGGACGGGGATCACCTCTATCAACTCTTTTCTCTCTTCGCCACGGACGCCGAACGCGAGGAACTCGCCGCCACGTACCGCCGCGGTGGTTTCGGCTACGGCGACGTGAAGAAACAGATCGCCGCCGCCGCCGAGAGATATTTCGCCGAACCCCGCGCTCGCCGCGCAGAGCTGGCGGCGAATCCTAAGCAGGTAGAGGCGATTTTGGCGGACGGGGCCTCGCGCGCGCGCGCGAAGGCCTTGCAAGTGCTGACACGGGCGAAAAAGGCTTGCGGCTTAATGTAG